A region of Methanobacteriaceae archaeon DNA encodes the following proteins:
- a CDS encoding 4Fe-4S binding protein encodes MKELVSRPELCDECGKCERICPKNAIRVISGVPVFCLHCAEDRAPCMTVCPEDAIEKIEGAVVIHQEDCIGCGLCRDACPIGAIQLDECGIASKCDLCIERDEPLCVAVCPKDALKMSSEDMLTDKRDRIARELERVKMIMKY; translated from the coding sequence ATGAAAGAACTTGTTTCAAGGCCGGAATTATGTGATGAATGTGGTAAATGTGAACGTATCTGTCCCAAAAATGCCATAAGGGTTATCAGTGGAGTGCCAGTTTTCTGTCTGCACTGTGCTGAAGACCGGGCACCATGTATGACCGTATGTCCGGAAGATGCCATTGAAAAAATTGAAGGTGCAGTGGTCATCCACCAGGAAGACTGCATTGGTTGCGGTCTTTGCAGGGATGCCTGCCCCATTGGAGCCATTCAGCTGGATGAGTGTGGTATTGCCAGCAAATGTGACCTGTGCATTGAAAGGGACGAACCACTTTGCGTAGCTGTTTGTCCTAAAGACGCGCTTAAAATGAGTTCTGAGGATATGCTAACTGATAAAAGGGACCGCATAGCCCGGGAACTGGAAAGAGTTAAGATGATCATGAAATACTGA
- a CDS encoding 4Fe-4S dicluster domain-containing protein, which produces MEKIIIQPDLCDGCLDCQEACAQLHGTSGILVREVEGSFYPIICQQCEDAPCQLICPTEAISEEGIQKERCIGCGLCMMVCPFGAVVIHERKAHKCHQCPDLGTPACIKACSKRAIAKVDTAKLQAERQRKHIEKITGLSKKKRKSSDLIGVMTANTRAKKALDKEV; this is translated from the coding sequence TTGGAAAAGATAATAATCCAACCTGATCTCTGTGATGGGTGCCTGGACTGTCAGGAAGCTTGCGCCCAGCTCCATGGGACTTCAGGGATCCTGGTAAGGGAAGTAGAAGGATCATTCTATCCCATCATCTGCCAGCAGTGCGAAGACGCACCTTGCCAACTAATCTGCCCCACTGAGGCTATTAGCGAAGAAGGAATTCAAAAGGAGAGGTGTATTGGCTGTGGATTGTGCATGATGGTATGTCCCTTTGGTGCTGTGGTGATCCACGAGCGTAAAGCCCATAAATGCCACCAGTGCCCCGATCTCGGTACACCGGCATGTATTAAGGCCTGTTCCAAACGAGCTATCGCCAAGGTGGACACTGCCAAGCTGCAGGCAGAAAGACAGCGCAAACACATTGAGAAAATCACCGGTCTCAGCAAAAAGAAACGGAAAAGTTCTGATCTCATTGGAGTGATGACCGCCAACACCCGGGCCAAAAAAGCACTGGACAAGGAGGTCTAA